The Luteitalea sp. sequence CACGGCATGAAGCATACTGAAGATCGCTGTGTTGGCGCCGACGCCGACCGCCAGCGTCAGCACGGCGACAGCGGCGAATCCGGGGTGCTTGAGAACGGACCGTCGTGCATGACGAAGATCTTCTCGCAGCGCTCCCAGCATGCGTGGCCTATTGCCCGCGGGAACATGCAGGCCGTCGCGCGAGAGCCGACGCCTGAACGCATAGCGCACCGCAATCGACAGCACGTGCCGCCAGTAGCGCGCCGCAGCGACCGTACGCGACCGGCAGGCGACGTCCGCGTGGAGCTCCTCAACAAGGTCGCCGGCAATGCTCGCGGCGCGCGTGTCATGCCGTAACACGCGGCGAAGCAGCCACCGTGCGACACGCGGCGGTCGCACGTGCGGTCCGCCGTCGCCCTTGCCTTTGTTTGTCATGGCGCCGGCTCCTTCAGCACCTCGTCCAGGCCACTCCACATACGCTGGAGCACCTGGCGCGACGCGCGCAGCATGACGAGGCCGCGGGCGCTCACGGTGTAGCACCGGCGCGGTAACCCAGCGCGCTCATGTGTGCCAGCACTGATCTTCCAGCGCACCAGGCCCTTGGTCTCCAAGCGCTCCAGCGTCGTATACAGCGCACCACGCGACACCTGGCGTCCGGCACGCTGCTCCAGCTCACCGGCGATCGTCACGCCGTACGCGTCCTCCCCGAGCCGCAGGATCGCCAACAGCACGAGCTGCTCGAACTCGCCGAGAGGTGTACTCGAGGGCATCCGTCGTCAGCCTGCCTTTGAGACTACTTTGTAGATCGAGTCTATATTGTAGTCAACTGGTTTCTATCGACGCAAGGGCCCTGGTATCCTTTGACAGCTTGCAAATCTGTTAGTGTATCGACCGCAGGCGTTCATTGAGGCTTGTCCAAGGCTGCCGAACTCGGATGTCAGTAATGATGAGAT is a genomic window containing:
- a CDS encoding PadR family transcriptional regulator, with protein sequence MPSSTPLGEFEQLVLLAILRLGEDAYGVTIAGELEQRAGRQVSRGALYTTLERLETKGLVRWKISAGTHERAGLPRRCYTVSARGLVMLRASRQVLQRMWSGLDEVLKEPAP